Genomic window (Streptomyces sp. SLBN-31):
GGGTGGCCAACACCTGTTGGACCCCGCCGCGCCGTTCCACCCGGCCCAGGGCTTGGAGCGTGAGGCTGACGGGAGGGTGTGCCGTGGCCTGCCGGATGCGGGCGACGTCCTCGGGCTCGGACGGCTGTCGTTCGGCGGCTGCCAGGGCCAGCCGGTAGATCGACTCGCGCAGCGCCCGCGCCTCGGCCAGTTCCTCCTGGGCCACCGCCTCCAGTTGGTCGACCACCCCGGCCTCGACAGTCCACCGGGCGAAGTCTGTTGGCTCGGCCAGCAGTTCTTTGCGGCGCGTCGTGCGCCACGCCATCGTGGCGGCGAAATCGAGGGCCAAGTGATCACTGACGAAAGTGAAGCTCACTCCCCGATTATGAGCATCGCCCAGGCCGGGCACACATGTCGTCATACCTTCAGGGTATGACGTCAAGGGGCGAGGTGCCCGAGCAATAGAGCTCCGGTCTGGAGGCGTCAGTGCGTACGCAGACTTCCGTGAAACCGCGAAAGCCTTCAGGCCTGCACAAGTGGACGCTCATCCGTTACTTACAGGTGGCGCTGCTGGTCCGGCTCGCCTCCGAAGGGGCTCGTGTCGCCCTGGTGTTGCTCGCCGTGGACCGTACCGGCAGCACCAGCTTCGGTGGCGCTCTCATCGCGGCTCTCCTGGTGCCCAGTGTCATCGCCGCCCCGCTGGCCGGCGCCCTCGCCGACCGGATTCGGCGACGTCGGTTGTTCTACGGCGGCTGCCTGGTCTTCCACGGGACGGGACTGGCCACCGTGGCGATGTTGGCCGGGCGGGCCTCCGCCCCCACCGTTCTGGCCGTGGCTGGCGCGGCGGGCTGCTGCACCCCCGTGCTGACGGGTGGGTTGACCAGCCTGCTGAGCGACCTGCTGCCGCCCACGGCGCTGAGCCGTGCTTTCAGCCTGGACGCCGTCTCCTACAACCTGGCCGGGATCGCCGGGCCGACCCTTGCCTCCGCCCTCGCGACCTTGTACGGGCCTGCCCGCGCCCTCGTAGCGCTGGGTGTGGGCGCGGTGGCCGGCGGGCTGCTCGTCTTCGCCTTGCCATTGCAACCCCGGGCTGCCGGCACCCACGCCCTGCGCCCCGCAGACCTCGGCGCCGCAGTCGTCCTGCTGTTCCGCAACCCCCCGCTACGCTCGCTCACATGGTCCAGCGCAGTGGGCCAACTCGGCGTCGGCGCCCTGCCCGTGGCCTGTGTGCTGCTCGCCGCCCGTTACCAGGCGCCCTGGGCCGCAGGCGGCCTGATGACCGCCATGGCACTCGGCTCGCTGGCCGGTTCGCTGATATACGCCTGGCGACCGTGGGGCACCCGACGCCCCGAATGGACCGTCATCGTCATGCTGCTCGCGACCGGGGCGACGCTGCTCACCGTGCCCTGGGCGGACAACGCCGCCACCGCAGCCGGCGGCTTCGTGTTGAGCGGGTGCTGCACCGGGCCGCTGTTCGCCGCGCTCCTGACCGGGCGCGACCGTTACGTGCCCCCGACCGCACGCACTCAGGTGTTCACGCTGGGAGCAAGCATCAAGAGCGCCTTCGCCGCGGGAGGGGCCGCACTCGCGGGCGCGTGGCAGTCCTCCGGGTCGGGAAGTCTCGTCGTCGCGGTGGCCGGCTGTCAGGTCGCCGCGGCCGCACTCGGCGTGCTCTTGCTGAAGAAGCGCCAGACCGAAGCGGATTGCCCGGACCCGGAGAGGATCCTGCGGCACTGACCCCTTCTCCAGCGGGGCGTACGGAACGAGTATCAGCGCGCGACCGAGATGGCGAAGGGCGAGAATCCGCTGGACCGGATCACGTGCGGTACGAACAGGACCGCGGCCTCCGTGGCGCGGGCGGTCCGGATCCCGCCGAGGTCGGTGATCCATTCCTCTCGCCAGCCAACGTCGGTGAGGAGTTGGCGAACGGTCTGCTTGGCCTGCGGGTCCTCACCGGAGAGGAAGGCGTCGGGAGCCCGGGTGAGCGCGGTAGGCGCGGTCATGACCGTGAACAGCATGGTGTTGAGCGTCTTGACGACGCGCGTTTGGGGGAGTGCTTCCTGAAGTTGCTCGGCCAGGCTCGAGCCGGGGTAGAGCAGGTCGGCGGGCAGGCCGTCCGGGTCGTCGACGGTGGCGTTGGAGACGTCGACGAGGATCTTGCCGCGCAGTTCCTCGCGCAGGGCGACCAGCCGCTCCAGCGAGCCTGCGCCCGGCATGGCGTTGATGACGACCTGGGCGGTCCGGGCAGCGTTGGCGGCGGCGCCCGGCGTGCGGTCCGCCGTGGTCACCTCATGCCCTGCGCGGGTGAGTGCGGTGGCCAGATTGCTGCCGACACGGCCGTTTCCGAGAATGGCGATGACTGTCATGGATGATCCGGTCCTTCCCTCTGTACGAGCTGTGGTGTGCGGTCAGCGTGAGAGCGTGGTGACCGCTTCGGTGTGGACACCGGGCGCGGCGGCCAGGAAGCTCTCGCTATGCGGGGTCCACGGGCGGCCCTCGGCGTCGGAGATCCGTCCGCCGGCCTCGGTGACGAGCAGCGCTCCGGGCAGGAGGTCCGCGCGGGCGCCGGCGAACTGCCAGAAGGCGTCGATCCGGCCGGCGGCGACGTTCACCAGGTGCAGGGTCGCGGGCACGGCGGTGCGGACGACCAGCGCGTCGGCGAGCATCGCGGTGATCGAGGAGCCGACACGTCGTACGACGTTCTCGTTCTCGTCCGGCCGGGCCTGGCTGGTGGCCACGATGCTCAGGTTGAGGTCTGCGGTCGCGGAGACGTGCAGCGAACGGCCGTCGAGGTGGGCACCGGCGCCCGCGAGCGCCGTGTAGGTCTCTCCGGTCAACGGCAGGTGAACCACGGTGAGCACCGGCTGGTTCACGCGTACGAGGGTGGCGGTGACCGCCCATTCCGGCAGGGCGTGCAGGTGGTTGACGTTGCCCTCGGCCGGGTCGACGACCCACCATTCGCCGGGCGGCAGCGCTCCGCCGTCCAGTTCGTCCTCCACCCAGCCGGCGTCCGGGCGCAGCCGCGTGAGGCTGGGGCGCAGGATGTCGAGGGCCGTGTCGTCGTTCGCGGCGAGGGCGCGCATCAGCTCTTCCCGGGTCCGGTACCGGACCACCTGGCCGAAGCGTTCGCGCAGTGCCGAACCGGCCGCGCGCACGGCGACGGCGGTTTGCTCGAGCAGGTCGGCGTAGGAGGTGGCGGCGTCGGCGGCTGACAGGGTTTCGGACATGGAGGTGCTCCCGTGCGAGGAAGGGCGAGGAGGGGTGATGCGGAGCGAGGAGACGCGCTGTGCGTTGCGTCTTGCGCTCTGATCTCGACGGTATAGAGGCCGGGCATTGACTTCAAATGCATGTCAGGCACGCATAGAGTTACTCGCATGCAATTGGATTTGAACCTGCTCACCGCGCTCGACGCGCTCCTGGAGGAGGGAAGCGTGGCCGGGGCGGCCGCGCGCCTGCATGTCACCGCTCCCGCGATGAGCCGGAGTCTGGGCCGGATCCGACGCACGACCGGGGATCAGATCCTGGTGCGCACCGGTCGCACGATGACTCCGACGCCGTACGCGAGCGCCGTCCGGGAGCAGGTGCACGAGCTGCTGCACCAGGTCCAGGGAGTGCTGGCTCCGAGCCGTGAACTCGATCTGGCGACGTTGGAGCGCACTTTCACCCTGCGCTGGCACGATTCCCTGGTCGCCTTGAGCGGCCCCGCCCTGCTCGCTGCCGTGCGCGAACAGGCACCGGGCGTGCGACTTCGCTTCGTCGCGGAATCGAGCATCGACACGCCCGAGTTGCGGCGCGGCGAGGTCGACCTGGAGGCGAACGCCAACCGACCCAGTGCCCCGGACGTCCGTGCCGAGATGGTGGGGGAGAGCCGCATCGTCGTCGTCGTGAGGCACGGACACCCCCTCACCCGCGTCAAGACCGTCACCGCGAAGCGGTACGCCGCCGCGGAGCACGTGACCGTCTCGCGACGAGGGAACCTCAGCAACGCCCTCGACGACGCTCTCGCACAGCTCGGCCTCACCCGCCGCGTCGTGGCGACCGCGCCCACGGAAGCCGCCGCGTTTCAGTTCGCGCGTGGCTCGGACCTTCTGGTCAGCGTCCCCGAGGTCACCACGCGGACCGCGGTCGCGGACATGGGCCTGGAGGCTCTTCCCCTCCCTCTCGAACTGCCGTCGGCACCGGTGTACCTGTCATGGCATCAGCGCTACGACACCGACCACGCCCATGCCTGGCTGCGCGGGCTGGCGCGAACCGCGCTGGCCATGGGCGGAGCGTCGTAGCCGGTTGCTTCGGCCGCTCATCCGGTACGGGACACCTCGCTTCAGCCCAGTGACGCGCTCGCCGCGCGCAGTTCGGCCAGGGCCGCCAGGGTGTACCCGGCGAGCTCGTCCTTGCCGTCACGGTCGCCCTCGGACCATTGGGCGTATCCCCGCTTGAAGGCGAGGAGGCCCAGCTCGCCCGCCAGTGCCGCGGTCGCGCCGGGTACGCCGCGGGCGACCAGAGCGTTCGTCATCGCGGCCGCGAGGCTGACGCTCTTGAGGGCGTCGCGCTCTTGGAGTTCGGCGCTGGCGGCGACGGCCGCCTTGAGGCGCGGCGCGAGTTCGCGGCTCATGGGGCCCATCGCGCTTGATGCGCGCTCCAGGCCGGCGGCGACCGCCTCGAGGGGGCTGGCGTCGGCGGGCGCGTCGGCGATCCCCTCGGTCAGCAGTCGGCTCAGCGTCTCCTGTCCGGCCACGAGCAGCTCGCGCTTGTCGGGGAAGTGCCGGAAGAAGGTGCTCTTGGTGACCCCTGCGCGCTCGGCGATCTGCGCGACCGTCGTGGCGTCGTACCCCTGCTCGGTGAACAGGTCGACGGCGGCCACGACGAGGCGTTCACGTGCGCCTGGTTCCCATCTGCCCATGGTCACCATCCTATGTGATGGGACTCTTGTCCCGTCACCGCGGTAGGGTGATGGGACAAGAGTCCCATCACTTTGGGGAGTTTTCCCATGCGCGTGTTTCTCACCGGCGGCACCGGTCTGATCGGTTCCGCTGTCGTCGCCGAACTGCTCGACAACGGCCACACGGTCCTCGCCCTCGCTCGCTCCGAAGCATCCGCGCAGGCCGTGGAGGCGGCCGGTGCCGAGCCCCTTCGGGGTGCCCTGGCGGATCTGGACACTCTCCGCGCCGGTGCCGCGCGGGCCGACGGGGTGATCCATCTCGCGTTCAACCATGACTTCAGCAGCTCCGACGTCATCGCGAAGTCGGTCGCGGAGGAGAGTGCGGCCCTCGCGGCCATCGGCGAGGAACTCGTCGGCAGTGACCGCCCGTTCGTCACCTGTTCGGGTACGCCCTACGTGCCCGGCCGCGCCTCCACCGAGGCCGACCCGCTCATGACCGAGGGGCCGGTCGGTGGTCGGGGCCGTACGGTCACGGCGGTGCTGAGCCTGTCCGAGCGCGGGGTCCGCAGCAGTGCCGTACGTTTGCCGCGCACGGTCCACGACCAGGGGTCCGGTGGATTCGCCGGGCTGTTGACCGACATCGCCCGCCGGACGGGCGTGTCCGGTTACCCGGGTGACGGCGCACAGCGCTGGCCGGCCGTGCACGCGCTCGACGCGGCCGTTCTCTTCCGGCTCGCCCTGGAACAGGCGGAAGCGGGTACCTCCTGGCATGCCGTGGCCGATGAGGGGGACAAGGTGCGCGACATCGCCACGGTCATCGGTCGGCGGCTGGGCCTGCCGGTGGAGTCGGTACCGGCGGAGACCTTCGGCCCCCTCGGCCAGATCTTCGCGAACGACCAGCCCTCGTCCAGTGCGTACACCCGGCAGACGCTCGGCTGGGAGCCCAAGCACCCCGGCCTGCTGGAGGACCTGGGGAACATCCAGCCCTGACCGGCGACCGGGACGGTTCGGGCAGGCCGCGCCGAAGCGGTCCCGACCTTCCGCCCCGTGCATGAATCTCATAGCTGAGTGACGATGCCGAGCAGCCGCTGCTCGGCATCTCGCGTAGGGCATGCCGGCTGAGCGAGTTGCCGCTCGCCTTTTCTTTTCTTCCGCATAACCGGGCGCACAACCGGTCGCCGCCAGTACGCTAAACGGGCATTCGCCAGGAATTTCCTAGCGAATCCGCACCTGTTGACCCATGTCCGCACGGAAAAGATCAGGTGTGACCGCTCTCGGGGGGAATCGAACGCGCGGTGGAACAAAATCGCATGCCTATGCGAATAGGCCCTTATCAGGTTTTGGATTTTCTGGGGCAGGGCGGCATGGGGGCCGTCTATCTCACCCGTAGCCGGGGCGGACGGTCGCTGGCCGTCAAGGTCATTCGCGCCGACCTGGCCGCGAACCGGGACTTCCGTCGGCGTTTCGCGCGGGAGGTGGCCGCGGCGAGGAAGGTGAGCGGGGCGTACACGGCGCCCGTGGTGGACGCCGACACGGAGTGCGTCGAACCGTGGCTGGCCACGATGTTCGTACCGGGTCGCTCCCTGTGGGAGACGATCCGGGCCGAGGGTGCCCTCGATGGCGAGCGGGCACGGGAACTCGGAGCCGGTCTTGCGGAGGCGCTGATCGACATTCACGCTGCCGGGATCATCCACCGCGATCTCAAGCCGCACAACGTCCTGATGGGAGCGGACGGCCCACGGGTGATCGACTTCGGTATCGCACACGTGGCGGATCTTCCACCGCTGACCGATCCCGGCGCATTGCTGGGCACTCCGCAATTCATGTCGCCGGAACAGATCAAGGGAAACAGACTGACGTTCGCCAGTGACGTGTTCTCCTTCGGTCTGGTTCTCGCTTATACGGCGATCGGAGGCAGCCCATTCGGCCCGGGAAGCAATGCACAACTGCTCCTGCGCACCCTGCACGAGGATCCCGACCTCACCGCGCTTCCCGGCGGCCTGCGCCAGTTGGTCGCCGCCTGCCTTGCCCGGCGACCCGAGCAACGGCCGTCGCCGAGCGACCTGCTCGACACACTCGCGGCCGTGACCGCCCCTGACCCACAGATGGTGCGGCCCGCCCCTCTGCCGCCGGTGCCGACCGTGTGGGTGCCGGAAGCAGGGCCGGGCGGTACGGACTTCGCGCACAGCGCTCACGCCGCGCCGGGCAGTACGGACTTCGCCCGCAACGCGCACGCCGTGCTGGACGACGGACTGACCGACGCCCTGGTGATCGAGGCGGCCCGGCATGACGGCTGACCACGAAGCGCACCCGGCGCACGTCCTTCTGCACACGGATTGGAGCCGACTGGTGAAGCAGTGGGCCACCACGGCAGGCCTGCCGGTCCATGACGAAGACACCCATGTCTCACTCGATGTGACGCGCCGTCAGGCAGCGGCCGACGACCTGCACGTCCACCTCACGACCTCCAGCCGCTTCCTGGTCGCCTTCATCACCAACGGCCGGACGCTCGGGCCGGGCGAACTGGCCCGGGCGGCCGCGGCCGCCAACGCCTGGAACATCGAACAGCTGATGCCGACCCTGTCGGTCTGGAACGTGCGCGGCAAGCAGCCCCACCTGGCCGGCGTCTGCACCCTGCCGCTGCTGTGCCGGATGAGCCAAAACGACTTCGACGGCACCGCATCCGGCTGGGTCGACCAGGCCACGACCATGTTCGCCCGCTGCCGCGAGGTCTTCCGACTGTGATCCACGAACCGACCCGACCACGCCGTGCGCACCGGCCCGAGACAGGTCGCCGGGCCGCCCTCGCCCGGACCCTGGTGGGCATCGCCCTGCTGGGCTCGGTGCTGACGTTGGTAGCCGCCTTGCCGGCCGGCGCCGAACGACCCGAGCCGCCCCCTCCCGCCACGTCGGTCCCGGCGACACAGGACGACACCACGCACTTCACGGCAGGGCACTGCCCCACGACCGACTTCGGCGCTGCCGTGCGCTGTTGGGGAGATGACGCGTCCGGCGACCACATGGCCGTCGTCACCGTCACGGCGCCCCAGGAGTTCCACCAGGACGCCGGTTCGCGGTCCATGGCCGAGGCCGTGCGGCGCCTGCGCGGCAAGCTGACCGTGATCGTCCCGGACGGAGTGCGCACCGGCTCCGGAGGCACCCTCCTGCTCGCCCTCGCCGCCTACCGGGTCGTCGGACCGCACACCCTGATCAGTCCGCTGACGGAACGCGACGGACAACAGCTGGCGGACCAGGGCGGTTGTCCGCAGAACGGCTTCTGCGATGTCGTACGGACACACCAGCGCAGCGGCGACGAGCTCGTGCGGCGCGGGCTCGCCCAGGACACCCGTACGTCGTTGTTCACCGCCGGTCCCGGGATGGCGGGCGCGACGGCGGACGCCGGTGGCGGCACCGAGTCCGGGGTATCCGGTGACGTCGCCTTCCTGCTCGTCGTCCTGGCCGTTCTGCTGTGCCTGGTGACCGCGCTGGGCCTGCTGGTCGGCCGTACCCGCAGGCCCCGCCGACCGTCCGCGCCCGCAATGGCCGCCGCCGGATCCGCCGCGGCGGCCACGGGCTCCGCCGACGGGTCCGTCGGAGGTGCGCCGAGGCGGTCCGGGGACAGTCCGGACCGCCGGGACCGGGCCGACCACCGCGGGCACCGCGCCGGGTCACGACCGTCGACGGTCCCGGTCGCCGCCATGACCGCGGATCCGGGCCGGCAGCACGGTGAGGAGAGCACCGTCCCGCCGGCGCGGGTCCGCGAGCCCGCGGCCCGGCAGCGGTCGACGGGCGGCCGTGGCCGCGGGGAGGGTCTGCTGTCGGCCACCGTGCGTACCGTGCTCGGGCCGCAGGGCTATGTGGCCATCAACGGCCTGCTGTACCGGGCGCGTTGGGGCGGAGCCGGAGAGCCACCGGAACCAGGCCGGCCGGTGGAGGTCCGCCGGGAGAGCACCGGCGAGCTGACGGTGCTCGGCGACGACGAGATCTCACGGTTCGGCTGACCCGGACTCGGCACGACAGCAACTGCGACAACTGCGACAGCGATCCACAGGGGTATGCCCATGCACGACGACGCCTCGCGAAGCGTTCCTCTCTACTACAACGACATCCTGCCCGAGGGCAATGCCCAGAGGCAGCCTCTGGTGCTGTGCCTGGACACCTCCTCGTCCATGGCGGACGAACCCATCACGATGCTCAACCGGGCGTTGCAGGACTGGGTTCGGGAACTCCGGGCGGACATCAACCTCACCAACAGCGTTGAGGTCGCCCTCGTCACGTTCGGCGGCCGGCGCGTGTGCACCTGGAAGGGCACCACGATGCTGGCCGACACCGCGGACCCGGACGCCTTCGTCGCGGCGCACGCGTTCGGCGCACCGCATCTGCAGGCCAGCGGCGTGACGTTGATGACGGATGCGCTGCGCACCGCCGTTCACCTGGTCGCGGCCCGCAAGGCGGCGCTGCGGGCCGCGGGCCACCTCTACTACCGTCCGCAGATCTGCCTGATCACCGACGGACAGCCCACCGACACCGAGGGCCGCCTGAGCGACGACTGGCGGCAGATCGTGCCGATGCTCACCGACCAGCAGGAGAAGAAGAAGTTCCGGCTGTTCGCCATCGGCGTCGGAGGCATTTCCCCGCACGGCGAGCAGGTGTTGCGTGCCATCGCGCCCAGGTACTACGCCCGTCTGCAGGGATTCCCTTTCCGGCAGGTGCTCCAGATGCTGTCCGCCAGCGCCGGCACCCAGGACAAGGGGGACGGTGAGGAGGTCTACCAGAAGATCTTCGCCCGGTTCACCACACAACGGTCGGCGTGGAACACATGAGCGCGGCGAACATGAGCACCAGGACGACACACTGGCGGCTGCACGGAACCAGCGTGACCGGTCACCGGCACCGCCGCGACAACGCGGCCTGCCAGGACGCCTTCCAGTACCGCGGCACCGGCCCGGACACCTTCCTGCTCGCCGTCGCCGACGGAGCGGGCAGCCGCCCACACTCCCGCGAGGGCGCGCAGACGGCCGTGGAACTCGCGGACCTGCACTTCCTGCCCTCCTCCGGGCTGCCCGACGACCCGCGGGACGTGGAGGAATTCCTGCGGTCCCGGTTCACCGTGCTGCGCGCCGAGTTCCTGCGCCGGACCCGACCGCGTCCGGAGGACTTCGCCACCACCTTGACCGTCGTCATCCACACGCCGCGCTGGCTCGGCTATCTGAGCGTGGGCGACGGCTTCGCCGTACTGCGCGCCGGAACCCGCGAGGGGGAGCCGCTGTTCCACCTGCTGCCCCAGCCCGCACCGGTGAGCGAGTACAGCAACGAGGCGTTCTTCGTCACCTCGGACGATGTGTCGCGGCGGCTGGAGACCGCCTGCGTCCTGGACGAGGAGGTGACGGGAATCCTGCTGTCGACCGACGGACTGACCCAGGCCGCCGTGGAGTTCCCGGGCAACCACCGCAAGCGCGCCAAGCACGACTTCGTGTCCCGGGTGCTCGGCGCGATGGAGCGAACGGACATCGGTGCCGAGCAGGAGGAGGCTGAACTGACCAGGCTGCTGGAGTCCCGACGGCTGGCCGCCGACAACGCCGACGACAAGACCCTGGTCAGGGCGGTCCGAGGCCGATGAGCGAGGTCTTCGTCGACGGTGAGCGCACCCCGCTGGAGCAGGAGCCACTGGCCTCGGGCGGACAGGCGACGGTCTACGCGATCAGCGGACAGCCGCAGCGCGTGGTGAAGATCTACCACGACCCTCCCGGCGAGGATCAGCGCCGACGGCTGAGCAGCATGATCCGGATGCGCCCACTGGCCGACCGCGCCACCGACGGCAGCCAGGCCCCGGAACTCGCCTGGCCCACCGCCCTGGCCAAGGGCACCGACGGCACGACCGTCGGCTACGTCATGCGGCGGTTCGCCCAGCCGGACCATGTGCCACTGGCGGCTCTGTTCGACCAGCGGACCCGGGCCTCCTTGTTCCGGCCCGAGCTGAACTGGGGTTTCCTGCTGGGAGTCTCCTGGAATCTGGCGTACTTGACGGTCCGTCTGCACAGCGAGGACATCGTGGTGGGCGACTTCTCCGCCCGCAACATCGTGGTGGACCAGGGCGGATTCGTGACCTTCCTGGACTGTGACTCGATGTCCTTCGACGATCCGGGCGGGGGCCCGCGCTTCCGCTCCCAGATGCACACGCCCGCCTACAGCGCGCCCGAGCGCCAGGAGGGTGCGCCGGCCTCCCAGGCGAGCGACAGTTTCGCCCTGGCGATCTGTGTCTTCCAGCTGCTGACCGGCGGCACCCATCCGTTCGGCGGCTACCCCAAGGATCTGGGCTCGGTCAGCATCTCCATCGGCAGCCGCATCGCCGAGGGCACCTCGTACGTGACCCAGCCGCAGCGGGTCATCATGCCCCGGGGGACGGTCACACCGGAGATCCTGCCGCCCGCGCTCCGCGCCCTGGCCGAGCGCACCTTCGCAAGCTCGCCCTCCGATCCCACGCTCCGACCCACACCCGCCGAGTGGTTCGAGGCACTGGAGACGACACGGAACGAGACGGCGTCCTGCGCCGTCCGCACCCAGCACACCTACGCCGCCCACCTGGGCGCCTGCCCTTGGTGCGCTCGCGTGGCCCGCCAGGAAGCCGACCTGTTCGAGTCGGTGCCGGTCGCCTCGGTGCCCGCACGGACGCCGGCCACGAGTCCGAAGACGACCGTCACCGCGGACAGTGCGGCGGGCGCGGTTCCGCTCCCGCAGCCCCCCGATCCGCCACAGCCGAGCTCGTGGGGCGCCGTACCCGTGGCCGTGCTGATCGCCCTCTTCGTGATCGCCGTCCTCCTCCTCGGTTTGCACTGAGGGGGCGGACGCCGGACCGGCCGGACGGCTGACCGAAATTCTCATTTTCAGTGGGCTACGTCACAATAGGTTCATGTTCGAGGCGACAGCTCGAATGAACCCGGACATCCAGCGAGCGTATCTGGCCCGCCTCGGCGTCGAGGCGGCGCCACCATCGGTACCTGCGCTGCGTCTGTTGGTACGGCGCCATGCCGAGCGGGTGCCGTACGAGACTCTGTGGATCACGGCAGGCGAAGCCTGGAACATCGATCCGTACGAGGCGGCAGCGCGCATCGCCCTCCACGGTCGTGGCGGCTACTGCTATCACATGAACGGAGCGCTGGGCTTGCTGCTCGGTTCGCTCGGATACGCGGTACGGGGCCATGTCGGGGGAGTGCACGGCCCGGACGCTCCTCAGGCCTCCGTGATGGGCAACCACCTGGTTCTGACGGTGGAGGGGTTGCCGAGCGAGACGAATCCCGGTGGTGTCTGGTACGTCGACAACGGCTTGGGAGATGCTCTGCACGATCCGCTGCCGTTGGTCGCCGGAAGGCACGATCAGCCGCCGTTCGTGCTCGGTCTGGAGCAGGTCGCTGAGCGGTCGGAGTGGCATCTGACCCATGACCCGGGTGGCGGATTCACCGGAATGACCTGGACCACGGCTGAGGCACGTCTGGCCGACTTCGAGGCGCAGCATCAGTTCTTGTCGACCTCGCCGCTGTCCCCGTTCGTCCAGGTGCCGATGGCCGAACGGCGCGACGCGACCGGGGCTGACGTGATCCGCGGGCTGGTGCTGAGCCGGATCGGCGACGGCGCACGCACCGATGCGCCCGTCACCAGCCGCGCGGAATGGTTCGATCTGCTCGCCGATCTGTTCGGCCTGCGCTTGTACGCCCTGCCGGCTGAGACGCGCGAGCAACTCTGGACGAACGTTCTCGCGGCGCACCGTCGCTGGCAGGAGGCGCAGAGCTCGCAGAGCTGAGTTCCGGCGCAGGGCTTGCGTAGCTGAGTTCCGGCGCAGATCTCGCAGAGGTGAGTTCCGGCGCTGAATGCGCGCGCTGCGGCAGCCGCCGGGCCGCGTCATTCGCTTTCGCATTGAGCGGCCTCCGGCTCCCAGCGCAGGAGGTCCCCCGGCTGGCATTCGAGCACTTCGCACAGTGCGGCGAGCGTGGCGAAGCGCACGGCCTTGGCGCGGCCGTTCTTGAGTACCGCCAGGTTGGCGGGGGTGATTCCCACGCGGTTGGCGAGCTCGCCCACGGACATCTTCCGCTTGGCCAGCATGACGTCGATGTCGACGGCGATCGGCATCAGATGACCTCGTCCAGCTCGGCCTGCAGCTGCGACGCCTCGAGGTCGCGGGCTACGGCCTGGGCGAGCAGCATCCGCAGCACGAGCACGATGAGCGCGACCCCCAGAATGGCCACGCCGACGCCGGCCATGATGACGGTGACGCCCGGGTCGTCCCGCTGACCCGGTGCATTGACGATCGTGACCGCGAACCACAGGCACGCGGCCGTCACGATCGCGCCGATCACACGATCCACGTACCGGAAGGCATCGTGGGAGAAGACGGTGCCGCGGCGCACCATCGTCACCAGCCGCCATACGCTGCTCAGGGCGACTTGGGCCGCCACCATGCCCAGGGCGGTGATCACGCGCAGTGCGGTCAGTGGCAGCGTCCCGTCTTCCTTGTCGTTGCCGCCGACCAGCATCCACACCATCCCGGCCTGCACGAACACCGTGCCGGCGAGAACCACCACGAGCACGGCGCGCAATGCACGCACTGCCAGCTTTCCCATGACCCACCCTCCATCGACTTACGATGTGAATCTATCGATATTCGATAGGTGTGGCAAGTGTGGGTCGCCGTAGCGTCTCGTGCCCGTGGATACGCTGAGAGTCACGAGCACCGGCAGGAGTGCGATGCAGATGCAGGTGGCAGGCCAGGTGATCCGGGCTCCGCGAGCCTTCGACGGGACACGTGCGCTTCACGACGGCATCAGCGTGTTCGTGCAGGACGGGAAGATCGCCGGTGTGGAGCCCGTGGATGCCCCGGTCCCCGAGAACTGGCAACTGATGGACTACCCCCAAGGG
Coding sequences:
- a CDS encoding serine/threonine-protein kinase, translating into MEQNRMPMRIGPYQVLDFLGQGGMGAVYLTRSRGGRSLAVKVIRADLAANRDFRRRFAREVAAARKVSGAYTAPVVDADTECVEPWLATMFVPGRSLWETIRAEGALDGERARELGAGLAEALIDIHAAGIIHRDLKPHNVLMGADGPRVIDFGIAHVADLPPLTDPGALLGTPQFMSPEQIKGNRLTFASDVFSFGLVLAYTAIGGSPFGPGSNAQLLLRTLHEDPDLTALPGGLRQLVAACLARRPEQRPSPSDLLDTLAAVTAPDPQMVRPAPLPPVPTVWVPEAGPGGTDFAHSAHAAPGSTDFARNAHAVLDDGLTDALVIEAARHDG
- a CDS encoding VWA domain-containing protein; translation: MPMHDDASRSVPLYYNDILPEGNAQRQPLVLCLDTSSSMADEPITMLNRALQDWVRELRADINLTNSVEVALVTFGGRRVCTWKGTTMLADTADPDAFVAAHAFGAPHLQASGVTLMTDALRTAVHLVAARKAALRAAGHLYYRPQICLITDGQPTDTEGRLSDDWRQIVPMLTDQQEKKKFRLFAIGVGGISPHGEQVLRAIAPRYYARLQGFPFRQVLQMLSASAGTQDKGDGEEVYQKIFARFTTQRSAWNT
- a CDS encoding PP2C family serine/threonine-protein phosphatase; translated protein: MSTRTTHWRLHGTSVTGHRHRRDNAACQDAFQYRGTGPDTFLLAVADGAGSRPHSREGAQTAVELADLHFLPSSGLPDDPRDVEEFLRSRFTVLRAEFLRRTRPRPEDFATTLTVVIHTPRWLGYLSVGDGFAVLRAGTREGEPLFHLLPQPAPVSEYSNEAFFVTSDDVSRRLETACVLDEEVTGILLSTDGLTQAAVEFPGNHRKRAKHDFVSRVLGAMERTDIGAEQEEAELTRLLESRRLAADNADDKTLVRAVRGR
- a CDS encoding protein kinase; the protein is MSEVFVDGERTPLEQEPLASGGQATVYAISGQPQRVVKIYHDPPGEDQRRRLSSMIRMRPLADRATDGSQAPELAWPTALAKGTDGTTVGYVMRRFAQPDHVPLAALFDQRTRASLFRPELNWGFLLGVSWNLAYLTVRLHSEDIVVGDFSARNIVVDQGGFVTFLDCDSMSFDDPGGGPRFRSQMHTPAYSAPERQEGAPASQASDSFALAICVFQLLTGGTHPFGGYPKDLGSVSISIGSRIAEGTSYVTQPQRVIMPRGTVTPEILPPALRALAERTFASSPSDPTLRPTPAEWFEALETTRNETASCAVRTQHTYAAHLGACPWCARVARQEADLFESVPVASVPARTPATSPKTTVTADSAAGAVPLPQPPDPPQPSSWGAVPVAVLIALFVIAVLLLGLH
- a CDS encoding arylamine N-acetyltransferase, which translates into the protein MFEATARMNPDIQRAYLARLGVEAAPPSVPALRLLVRRHAERVPYETLWITAGEAWNIDPYEAAARIALHGRGGYCYHMNGALGLLLGSLGYAVRGHVGGVHGPDAPQASVMGNHLVLTVEGLPSETNPGGVWYVDNGLGDALHDPLPLVAGRHDQPPFVLGLEQVAERSEWHLTHDPGGGFTGMTWTTAEARLADFEAQHQFLSTSPLSPFVQVPMAERRDATGADVIRGLVLSRIGDGARTDAPVTSRAEWFDLLADLFGLRLYALPAETREQLWTNVLAAHRRWQEAQSSQS
- a CDS encoding helix-turn-helix transcriptional regulator, with product MPIAVDIDVMLAKRKMSVGELANRVGITPANLAVLKNGRAKAVRFATLAALCEVLECQPGDLLRWEPEAAQCESE
- a CDS encoding DUF2975 domain-containing protein — encoded protein: MGKLAVRALRAVLVVVLAGTVFVQAGMVWMLVGGNDKEDGTLPLTALRVITALGMVAAQVALSSVWRLVTMVRRGTVFSHDAFRYVDRVIGAIVTAACLWFAVTIVNAPGQRDDPGVTVIMAGVGVAILGVALIVLVLRMLLAQAVARDLEASQLQAELDEVI